The DNA region GCCTTACAAGTGGGATGCCTATGAAACGCCTAAGTGCAGATATCTCTATTTTTCTGCTAAATGGCTGTTTGTTGTATAATATATAGTTTAAATCGATGGAAAAATTGGATAGCCATTGTTGTAAAGCGCAACGTAACTTAAATTATTAAATAGCCCAGAAAATAAATGTATTAAATATTTAGAAATTAAAAATTGACACAGAATAGACTAAATTAGAGATAAATTTCAACTTATTGAAAATGTATTCCAAGGCAATCATCGCCATTTAAATATAAGTAAATCTTCAACTGTTCCAAATTGCAAATAAACCTCTTAAAGGAGGAAGTGAGTTTGTCTAAATCCTATCGTATAGCTATTTTGGGGGCGACTGGTGCCGTTGGCACAGAGTTGCTGGAATTATTAGAAATCCGTAATTTTCCAATTGCTGACTTGAAGCTATTGGCATCAGAGCGGAGTGTCGGGCGATCGCTGCGCTTTAAAGGAGAAAATATACCCATAGAAGCAGTGAGCGATCGCGCCTTTGAAAATGTGGATATAGTACTAGCTAGTGCGGGTGGTTCCACATCCAAAGCTTGGGCAGCAATTGCCGTCGAAAAAGGTGCAGTGGTAATTGACAACTCCAGTGCTTTTCGGATGAACCCGGAAGTTCCCTTAGTAGTGCCAGAGGTGAATCCAGAAGCCGCAGCTAATCACCAAGGTATTATTGCCAACCCCAACTGCACGACAATTTTAATGGCAGTGGCAGTATGGCCATTGCATAAAATTAAACCAGTACAACGCATCGTAGCTGCAACCTACCAATCTGCAAGTGGTGCTGGTGCTAGAGCAATGGCAGAAGTCAAAAGGCAAACAAGCGCTATACTACAAGGACAGCCGCCAGTCGCTGAGGTATTGCCTTACCCACTGGCATTTAATTTATTCCCGCATAACTCACCATTAAACGATTTGGGTTATTGTGAGGAAGAAATGAAAATGGTCAACGAAACCCGAAAAATATTTGGTACGCAGCAAATCAGAATCACTGCTACCTGTATACGGGTTCCCGTACTCCGCGCCCATTCAGAAGCCATTAATTTAGAATTTGAGACTCCCTTTAGTGCAAAGGAAGCCAGAGAGATTTTAAATTCCTCCCCTGGAGTGAAGTTGGTAGAAAATTGGGAAACTAACTATTTTCCGATGCCCATTGAAGCAACGGGTAAAGACGAAGTTTTAGTGGGAAGAATTCGTCAAGATATTTCTCATCCCTGTGGGTTGGAATTATGGTTATGTGGTGACCAAATCCGCAAAGGCGCAGCGTTAAATGCAGTACAAATCGCCGAATTGCTCGTAGAAAAAAATCTACTCAAACCTGCTAAAGCTTACGTTTCAAGCTAAATCATTAGTAAAAACAAACAACTAATGAAAAAGAGCAAATGTGCAAATTACTGTTGAAAGAAATTTGCACATAGGTTATTACAATAGAAAACCACCAAGATATAAAAACATGGGTAATTAGGAGTGAAAACAGGGTGGGAGATTTTGGCAATGTTTTAACCGCTATGATTACGCCGTTTAAAGCAGACGGGAGTGTAGATTATGATGTAGCGGCAGAACTGGCGGCACATCTAGCTAACAACGGTACAGATACATTGGTGGTGTGCGGCACAACCGGAGAATCCCCTACCCTAACCTGGGATGAGGAATACCAGCTGTTTGTCGAGGTATTGCACTCCGTGGCAGGAAAAGCCAAGGTGATTGCAGGTTGTGGTTCAAATTCTACTAAAGAAGCGATCGCAGCCACCCAAAAAGCGTCTAAAATAGGAGTACATGGTTCCTTACAAGTTGTCCCTTATTACAACAAACCGCCACAAGCGGGATTGGAAGCGCACTTTCAGGCTATAGCACAAGCCTGTCCCGACTTACCTTTGTTGTTATATAATGTCCCCGGTCGTACCGGACAAAACCTTCAGCCAGAAACAGTTGCCCGGTTAGCTGAGGTTAGCAATATTGTCGGAATTAAAGAATCCACTGGTAGTATAGATCAAGCAAGCGAAATTCGTCGCTTGACACCAAAAGAATTTCACATCTATTCTGGTGATGATTACATGACTTTGCCCTTGTTAGCGATCGGGGCAAAGGGTGTGGTAAGTGTGGCTTCTCATCTGGTAGGAAACCAACTACAGCAGATGATCCAAGCTTTTAGAGCGGGAAAAATTGAGGTAGCAAGCGAGATTCATCTCCAACTCTTCCCGTTATTTAAAGCTTTATTTCTCACTTCAAATCCCATTCCAGTGAAAAAAGCATTGAAGCTTCAAGGTTGGGAGGTTGGTTCAACTCGTCCGCCCCTGTGTGAAGCTGATTTAGAAGTAAGTCAAAAGTTAGAAGCGGTTCTGAAAAAACTTAGTTTAATCTAGCCACCATGCGGTTAAGCGCTGTTAATCTGCTGCTTTTTAAAGATACATATAAACAATGCTCATAATTGTTCATAAGTTGGAAATTAAAAATCTGTGTTAGGACTGATAGACATACTATAAATTCTTCAGTATACAGTCGATTTTATTGAATAAAAAATTGAAATCTTCAATTAAAACTTGATTGCTTTGGGACTGAATTAAGAGACAAATGATGTTGTCTTAAATACAAGTTCGTTAACTATCAACTAAATTAACCACAAGTAAAAATCTAAGGAGAAAATGGCTAAAAACGAAGCTGATAATTCCGCCTTGAAAATTATTCCTTTGGGCGGTTTACACGAAATTGGGAAAAATACTTGTCTTTTTGAGTATGATGATGAAATTATCCTGTTAGATGCAGGATTGGCTTTTCCCACAGAGGCGATGCATGGAGTAAATATTGTTCTGCCAGATACGACCTATCTGCGGGAAAATCGCCACAAAATTAAAGGGATGATCGTTACTCACGGTCATGAAGACCATATTGGCGGGATTGCTTTTCATCTCAAGCAATTTGATATCCCGGTGATTTATGGGCCAAGACTAGCAATGGCAATGCTAGAGGGTAAATTAGAAGAAGCAGGAGTGCGCGATCGCACAGAAATTAGAACAGTTCTACCACGCGACGTGGTGCGAATTGGCAAAAACTTTTTAGTAGAATATATCCGCAACACCCACTCCATTGCTGATAGTTTCACTGTTGCCATTCATACTCCCCTTGGTGTAGTCATTCACACAGGGGATTTCAAAATTGACCATACCCCAGTGGATGGGGAAAAGTTTGATTTGCAACGGTTAGCAGAACATGGTGAAAAAGGCGTTCTTTGCCTTCTAAGTGATTCCACTAACGCTGAGATACCAGGCTTTACACCTTCGGAACGTTCAGTTTATCCCAATCTTGAGAGAGTATTTAGTCAAGCCACTGGACGATTATTTGTCACTACCTTCGCTTCTAGCGTGCATCGCATCAACATGATTTTGGATATCGCCAAGAAGCAAAACCGTGTAGTGACGATTGTCGGGCGTTCTATGCTGAACTTGATTGCTCATGCCCGCAATTTAGGTTACATCAAGTGTGAAGACAATCTGCTGCAACCATTGCACGCCGTCCGGAATCTGCCTGATGAGAGAGTACTAATTTTAACTACAGGTTCTCAGGGTGAAACGATGGCAGCAATGACCCGCATTGCTAACAAAGAACATCCTCACATTAAAATCCGCGAAGGAGATACAGTAGTATTCTCTGCTAACCCAATTCCCGGAAATACGATCGCAGTAGTCAACACCATTGATAAATTGATGATTCAAGGTGCAAAAGTTGTCTATGGACGAGATAAAGGGATTCACGTCTCCGGTCACGGCTGTCAGGAAGAACAAAAGCTGATGATTGCCTTAACTCGACCCAAATTCTTTGTGCCATTTCACGGCGAACATCGGATGCTAGTGAAGCACGCAGAAACGGCTCAGAGTATGGGCATTCCCGCAGAAAATATGATCATTATTCAGAATGGTGATATTGTCGAACTAACTGAAGATGCGATTCGCGTCGCTGGTAAAGTGCCATCTGGTATCGAATTGGTGGATACTACTAGTTCGGGTATGGTAAGTGCTAAAGTGCTGCAAGAACGGCAACGCATGGCTTCAGAAGGTATTATTACGATCGCAGCTGCCATTGATTGGAATGGTAAACTGCTGGCGAAACCAGAAATTCACCTACGGGGTGTAGTTACAAGTGTAGAGCGATCGCTCTTACAAACCTGGGTCAAACAACGGATTGAAGAAATTTTAACTGTGCGCTGGACAGAATTTGCTCCTGGCGAAGGTCAAGCAGCAGATATAGACTGGGGTGGATTGCAAGGAACTTTAGAACGAGAATTGCAACGTTCCATCCGTCGAGAATTGCAATGTCAGCCATCTGTGACTTTGTTGATGCAAATCCCTGATGAGCCACCCGTGAAAGTTGCCGACGGTAGAAGACGGCGGACTCGGACTGCTGCTCAAGTAGCATCATAGAGAATTTCAGATAAAAATATCATGCATAAGCGCAGAGACGTAGAGTTTTTCTAACGTCTTTGCGCTTTGGCGTGAGATATGGTCTTTTATCATGGGTATAGAACTTGTCTATAGTTCTTGGAGGCGATCGCTATGACTAAAACACCAATAAAAATTAGTACTCTTGAAGAATACATCAATTTTGATGATGGCACAGACCAAAGTAGCAACGGCGGGCTAGCCCCTAAATTCATTTATGGGGGTTAGCCGTTGGCGATTTCAAGACGCTCGATGACTCGCTACCGCTACGCTATCGCCGTCAAGTTTCTTTTTGGTTTTGGATGTACATTTTCACCGCTTCCAGTGGTGCGCCTCCCACTGTCGAAACAAAATAAGAATTAGTCCACAAAGTAGGTAATCTACTTTTCAACTCTGGAAATTCTAATCGCAAATACCTAGAAGTCGCACCTTTGAATCTCTTCACAACACGGTGTATTCCAAATTGCGGGTCAACTTCTACTAGTAAATGTACATGATCTGGCATTATTTCCATCTCTATAATTTCAACTTTAATGTCAATTGCTATTTGAGCAAGCAACTCTTTCAGTCGAGAGGCGATTGCATTCACAAGCACTGGCCTTCTGTATTTAGGGCAAAAAATAACATGATATTTACACGAATAAACAACATTGTTGTTTGATTTAAACTTTTGCATGGAACCTTGTTGACATTATATAGCCTGTAACTATATAGTATTTCAGGTAATGCTGTATATCAAGGAGGTGATTTAAGAGTGTTAGTAATGGAGTACAAAGCAGTTGTCAAAAAACCACAAGCAAAAGCTATAGATGAAGCTATTCGCACAAGTCAGTTTGTCAGAAATAAAGTGCTTAGATATTGGATAGATAATCGTGGTATTGGCAAGAAAGAATTGTACCAATACAACACTCAATTAAGAGCAGAATATGAATTCGTGAGAGATTTGAGCAGTCATGCTTGCCAAGCATCTGTTGAGAATGTAGAACGTGCTATCAAGCGTTTCTACGACAACTGCAAAACTAAAAAGCAAGGATTGAAGGGCTATCCAAGATTTAAAAAACATAGTCGCTCTGTTGAATACAAACAACAGTCTTGGAAATTACACCCAACAAAACGACGAATAACATTCACTGACAAGAAAGGTATTGGTGAACTCAAATTATTGGGCAAGTGGGATATCCATACTTATCCTGTTGAGCTAATCAAAAGAGTTAGGATCGTTCGTCGTGCAGATGGGTATTATGTGCAGTTTTGCGTAAAAGTTGATAACAAGCAGGAAGCACCATTAACTAATTCTGTTATTGGTATTGATGTGGGATTGGAATACTTCTACTCTGATTCTTTCGGCAAGCATGAAGAAAACCCGCGATACTTGCGTAAAGCTGAGAAAGATATCAAACGGGTTCAGCGTAAAATTTATAAAAAGAAAAAGGGGTCATCTGGTAGAAGGAAAGCTCGTGGTGTTTATGCTCGTAAACATTTGAAAGTAACTCGACGAAGGAATGAACACGCCAAAAAATTGGCGCGTAACTTATGCCTAGCTAACGCTAAGGTTGTCTTGGAAGATTTAAATGTTAGTGGGTTGGTGAGAAACCACAAACTTGCCAAGAGTATTTCTGATGCGTCTTGGTACAACTTCCGCCAGTGGCTTGAATACTTTGGAGAGAAATTAGGTCGGGAAATAATTGCTGTCCCCCCTCATTTCACCAGTCAAGAATGTAGTAACTGTGGTGCTAGAGTTCAGAAATCACTTAGTACTAGAACTCATTCTTGCTTGCATTGTGGTCACGTTGAACAACGTGATGTGAATGCTGCCAAAGTAATTTTAGGTCGTGCAAACGCTACCGGAGGGCATCCGGGAAGTAACGCCAGTCGAGATGTTCCCTCTACTTCTGTTGGACGCAAGTCCAGTAAAAGCAAGGAGCGTCAGTGACGCTGGAATCCCCTGCCTTCAGGCATGGGGAGTGTCAAAATCGCTATAAAGGTTTTTGACGCTAACTGAACTGTATTGATTTTAGGACTTACGCAAAAATTGCTAAAAAGCTTAATTTCTCGAACCGCCAAGACGCCAAGAGCGCCGAGAATTCGTAGAGTGTGCGTAAGTCCTAGATTTCTATCTACTCTGCTGTGGAGAAAACTGGACAATTTCTATAGCTGCGTCTACAGATGAACGAAAAAACACATCTGACCTCTAAACTTATGTAAATAATTAGCAGGTTTAGCGTAAAACCCCAGGTTAAAGCTGAATAATATCATGTGTTAACTTGACGAACACTAATTCTTTTTCATAAGAGGAGAAAATATGTACAACCGAGTGAATTTTTGGGGTTCTATATTTTATGCCTTTCTTTTTTATACCGGACTTACTTTCAATATTCCGATAGCAAATGCACAACTAAAGCTAAATCCATCGCTACTCAGAACTATATCGGTAATCAAAGCGACAGTTCCGGTGAGCGAAGTGCCATGCTCAACATTTCTACAACCCTATTTTGATTGGGAAAGGGGAAGTTTTCTCAATTTTGTAACCGCCTCTGTAGTTTTTAACAACGCAGGAAAGAATCCAGTTACCTACACCACTGGAACGCTCAATCTAAATGGAAACAACCTCACAGGTGATCTTACACAACTGTTGAGTAACCGATTTATTCGTTTGCCAGGAGATGGGCCTTTTAGTTTCTCTTCTCAACCCTTCGCCATCAATCAACCAGCTTCTATCGGTATAACGCTTGCACCCGATGGTTCAGTAACCTGGGTTGAGCGAAGCAATAATACGAGCTTTGATTACAAGGCAGTTTGTTATTCAAATGATACTGCAATCTTATTACCTTTATTCAGTGCAGACAGTTCAGCTGGAGTCATAACGTTTGGAAAGGGAACTGGCCCAAAGTAAACTAGAGTTAGGAACATACACTGTGATAATTTAATTTGCGTGACTCACTTTAGTAATTAGAGCGATCGCCCTCAATGAACCCAGAGGTATACTAGAACTAAAGTACACACTGTTAAAGGCGCTCCAAACCTTAGATGTTCCCAAAAAGTTAGCTTGTAGCCTAAATCCGCAGCAGCTTCTACAACTATCAAGTTGGCGACTGAACCAAACAAAGTTAAATTCCCTGCCAAAGTTGATCCGGCTGCCAACAATAGCCAATACTTACTGTCACCTGGAGGAACCAGGGGATGCAGCAGAAGTACAACAGGCACATTAGAAATTAAGTTAGATAAAATAACAGTTACACCCAAAAAACTCGCAGCAGAATTGATTGCATGGGTAAATGGCTGGAGCAAATTCAACTTTTGTGTGACTCGCGTCAGGATAAACAATCCAGAAAACATTACCAGTAGGTTCCAATCTACCTTTTGCAAAATGCGTTGCGGTTTAATCCGCCGAGTGATTAGCAACAAGCTAGCAGCAACTAAAGCAGATTCCCCTAACGGTAAACCGACAGTAAATGCAATCAGCAGTCCAATTGTAATGACTAATGTTTTTTTAAATAAGGGTTTAAAAATACGTTGGTTATCAACTATTACCTGTTGGCAAGGTTTGACTGAGCGCACATCTGGGTAAAGTAGCCACAGTAATATTACCTGAATTACCAAGCCGACAAGGGCAACTGGGGTTAATACACGTAAAAAATCTAGATAGGCGATACCTGAAAAGGAGCCAATCAGGATATTTTGGGGATTACCGCTCAAAGTTGCTACCGAGCCTATATTAGTTGCACCTGCGATCGCTAGTAAATAAGGAATCGGATTTAAACCCAAAGCTTGAGTCAGGCTCAAAGTTAAAGGTGTGAAAATCAACGCTATAGTGTCATTGAGAAAAAAGGCGGAGAGAATACCACTAGCAAAAGTTAAAGCAATGACCAGACCTAGAGGACTGCGAG from Nostoc commune NIES-4072 includes:
- the dapA gene encoding 4-hydroxy-tetrahydrodipicolinate synthase yields the protein MGDFGNVLTAMITPFKADGSVDYDVAAELAAHLANNGTDTLVVCGTTGESPTLTWDEEYQLFVEVLHSVAGKAKVIAGCGSNSTKEAIAATQKASKIGVHGSLQVVPYYNKPPQAGLEAHFQAIAQACPDLPLLLYNVPGRTGQNLQPETVARLAEVSNIVGIKESTGSIDQASEIRRLTPKEFHIYSGDDYMTLPLLAIGAKGVVSVASHLVGNQLQQMIQAFRAGKIEVASEIHLQLFPLFKALFLTSNPIPVKKALKLQGWEVGSTRPPLCEADLEVSQKLEAVLKKLSLI
- a CDS encoding anion transporter, whose protein sequence is MILLQFAIYSVLGLTYLGLALGYVPGLRMNRATIALVGSAFLIALGVLNLQEAWQAIDANTIVFLLSMMVVNANLSYAGFFKRSLSVILSITRSPLGLVIALTFASGILSAFFLNDTIALIFTPLTLSLTQALGLNPIPYLLAIAGATNIGSVATLSGNPQNILIGSFSGIAYLDFLRVLTPVALVGLVIQVILLWLLYPDVRSVKPCQQVIVDNQRIFKPLFKKTLVITIGLLIAFTVGLPLGESALVAASLLLITRRIKPQRILQKVDWNLLVMFSGLFILTRVTQKLNLLQPFTHAINSAASFLGVTVILSNLISNVPVVLLLHPLVPPGDSKYWLLLAAGSTLAGNLTLFGSVANLIVVEAAADLGYKLTFWEHLRFGAPLTVCTLVLVYLWVH
- a CDS encoding aspartate-semialdehyde dehydrogenase, with amino-acid sequence MSKSYRIAILGATGAVGTELLELLEIRNFPIADLKLLASERSVGRSLRFKGENIPIEAVSDRAFENVDIVLASAGGSTSKAWAAIAVEKGAVVIDNSSAFRMNPEVPLVVPEVNPEAAANHQGIIANPNCTTILMAVAVWPLHKIKPVQRIVAATYQSASGAGARAMAEVKRQTSAILQGQPPVAEVLPYPLAFNLFPHNSPLNDLGYCEEEMKMVNETRKIFGTQQIRITATCIRVPVLRAHSEAINLEFETPFSAKEAREILNSSPGVKLVENWETNYFPMPIEATGKDEVLVGRIRQDISHPCGLELWLCGDQIRKGAALNAVQIAELLVEKNLLKPAKAYVSS
- the tnpA gene encoding IS200/IS605 family transposase, with the protein product MQKFKSNNNVVYSCKYHVIFCPKYRRPVLVNAIASRLKELLAQIAIDIKVEIIEMEIMPDHVHLLVEVDPQFGIHRVVKRFKGATSRYLRLEFPELKSRLPTLWTNSYFVSTVGGAPLEAVKMYIQNQKET
- a CDS encoding ribonuclease J, which translates into the protein MAKNEADNSALKIIPLGGLHEIGKNTCLFEYDDEIILLDAGLAFPTEAMHGVNIVLPDTTYLRENRHKIKGMIVTHGHEDHIGGIAFHLKQFDIPVIYGPRLAMAMLEGKLEEAGVRDRTEIRTVLPRDVVRIGKNFLVEYIRNTHSIADSFTVAIHTPLGVVIHTGDFKIDHTPVDGEKFDLQRLAEHGEKGVLCLLSDSTNAEIPGFTPSERSVYPNLERVFSQATGRLFVTTFASSVHRINMILDIAKKQNRVVTIVGRSMLNLIAHARNLGYIKCEDNLLQPLHAVRNLPDERVLILTTGSQGETMAAMTRIANKEHPHIKIREGDTVVFSANPIPGNTIAVVNTIDKLMIQGAKVVYGRDKGIHVSGHGCQEEQKLMIALTRPKFFVPFHGEHRMLVKHAETAQSMGIPAENMIIIQNGDIVELTEDAIRVAGKVPSGIELVDTTSSGMVSAKVLQERQRMASEGIITIAAAIDWNGKLLAKPEIHLRGVVTSVERSLLQTWVKQRIEEILTVRWTEFAPGEGQAADIDWGGLQGTLERELQRSIRRELQCQPSVTLLMQIPDEPPVKVADGRRRRTRTAAQVAS
- a CDS encoding RNA-guided endonuclease InsQ/TnpB family protein, coding for MEYKAVVKKPQAKAIDEAIRTSQFVRNKVLRYWIDNRGIGKKELYQYNTQLRAEYEFVRDLSSHACQASVENVERAIKRFYDNCKTKKQGLKGYPRFKKHSRSVEYKQQSWKLHPTKRRITFTDKKGIGELKLLGKWDIHTYPVELIKRVRIVRRADGYYVQFCVKVDNKQEAPLTNSVIGIDVGLEYFYSDSFGKHEENPRYLRKAEKDIKRVQRKIYKKKKGSSGRRKARGVYARKHLKVTRRRNEHAKKLARNLCLANAKVVLEDLNVSGLVRNHKLAKSISDASWYNFRQWLEYFGEKLGREIIAVPPHFTSQECSNCGARVQKSLSTRTHSCLHCGHVEQRDVNAAKVILGRANATGGHPGSNASRDVPSTSVGRKSSKSKERQ